The Chelatococcus sp. HY11 genome includes a window with the following:
- a CDS encoding AraC family transcriptional regulator, whose amino-acid sequence MAFYVPRASLDLIAEENETRRPITLRASFGDPIDDPVIWHLGECLLPALHQGPAINRLFIDHVSLAMVTHLAARHGEAAAWPTPRRSALAAWQERRAKDMLLANMDGKIGLEELARNCGLSRAHFARAFKATTGLTPMRWLFAQRIERAKSLLLNSALPIDEIAHYCGFADQSHFTRAFSGAVGDTPGAWRRSRKF is encoded by the coding sequence TTGGCCTTCTACGTGCCGCGCGCCTCCTTGGACCTCATCGCCGAGGAGAACGAAACACGGCGGCCGATTACATTGCGTGCCTCGTTTGGAGATCCGATCGATGATCCCGTGATCTGGCATCTCGGAGAATGCCTCCTACCCGCCCTCCATCAGGGGCCAGCAATCAACCGGCTTTTCATTGATCATGTTAGCCTCGCGATGGTCACGCATTTGGCAGCCAGGCATGGGGAGGCCGCTGCCTGGCCGACGCCGCGCAGGTCAGCGCTTGCAGCGTGGCAGGAACGCCGCGCCAAGGACATGCTGCTGGCAAACATGGACGGCAAGATTGGACTTGAGGAACTAGCGCGCAATTGCGGCCTTTCACGAGCTCATTTCGCTCGCGCTTTTAAGGCGACGACAGGACTGACACCCATGCGCTGGCTCTTTGCCCAGCGAATCGAGCGTGCCAAAAGCTTGCTGCTGAATTCGGCGTTGCCGATAGATGAAATAGCTCATTACTGTGGCTTCGCCGACCAAAGCCATTTCACCCGCGCGTTTAGTGGCGCCGTGGGCGACACGCCCGGAGCCTGGCGGCGCAGCCGCAAATTCTGA
- a CDS encoding ORF6N domain-containing protein, protein MVDDVYTHNPHDGEVVTLPPGLPAVHEGAVEDLPVVAYEGRRVITTELLAKVYGTVGHNIQMNHDRNEERFIEGTHYIKLTHSKLKKFKNSPTVSGLVGKNAPSLILWTERGAARHAKLLDTDMAWEVFEKLEDSYFNQAVAPVRSEVAVTMLDKEVKRVIGNMIKQCTGVVLRDEIAPIIAKAVQDAQRREDMHPTVDMTSTVTAADMLDLVQVKGRFRGTTQFITREMLKFTAKVGCWRTPAHVNRSQPWRFPREKAQEFLFGASLGAELVRSYVAGRTERRAKASLPVDQKVIQFRAPATSFEGGAA, encoded by the coding sequence ATGGTTGATGATGTTTATACGCATAATCCCCATGATGGGGAAGTGGTGACTTTGCCGCCCGGCTTGCCAGCGGTGCATGAAGGTGCGGTCGAAGACCTCCCCGTCGTCGCGTACGAAGGCAGGCGCGTTATCACCACCGAGCTGCTCGCCAAGGTGTACGGCACGGTCGGCCATAATATCCAGATGAACCATGACCGGAATGAAGAGCGGTTCATTGAGGGCACGCACTATATCAAGCTAACCCATTCAAAATTAAAGAAATTCAAGAACTCACCCACTGTGAGTGGGTTAGTTGGAAAGAACGCCCCCAGCCTCATCTTGTGGACAGAACGTGGTGCCGCCCGGCACGCGAAGCTGCTCGACACGGACATGGCGTGGGAGGTGTTCGAGAAGTTGGAGGACAGCTACTTCAATCAGGCGGTCGCGCCTGTGCGTTCGGAAGTGGCGGTCACGATGCTCGACAAGGAGGTCAAGCGCGTCATCGGGAACATGATCAAGCAGTGCACGGGCGTGGTGCTTCGCGACGAGATCGCCCCGATCATCGCCAAGGCCGTGCAGGATGCCCAGCGCCGCGAGGATATGCATCCGACCGTGGACATGACATCGACGGTGACGGCGGCGGACATGCTCGATCTGGTCCAGGTCAAAGGCCGGTTCCGCGGTACGACGCAGTTCATCACCCGTGAGATGCTGAAGTTCACGGCCAAGGTCGGATGCTGGCGCACACCGGCCCATGTCAACCGTAGCCAGCCCTGGCGCTTCCCTCGGGAGAAAGCGCAGGAATTTCTGTTCGGCGCGAGCCTCGGTGCTGAGCTGGTCCGGTCCTATGTGGCCGGACGGACAGAGCGCCGCGCCAAGGCCTCGCTGCCGGTCGACCAGAAGGTCATCCAGTTCCGTGCCCCGGCTACCAGCTTTGAAGGAGGTGCGGCATGA
- a CDS encoding dATP/dGTP diphosphohydrolase domain-containing protein has product MTDDTNPKDRAGSCRVDLSLFPAAGLIHGAHAMMDGADKYDPYNWREKKVRTRVYIAAAQRHLLDYLDGEDTADDSGAHHLGHAIACCAIILDAMETGNLVDDRPVPGKASAILKRLEAVIRSKKKPAPTRGAG; this is encoded by the coding sequence ATGACCGACGACACCAACCCGAAGGACCGGGCCGGCTCGTGCAGGGTCGACCTGTCGCTGTTCCCGGCTGCCGGCTTGATCCATGGCGCGCATGCCATGATGGACGGCGCCGACAAATATGACCCGTACAACTGGCGTGAGAAGAAGGTCAGGACACGCGTCTACATTGCCGCAGCACAGAGACATCTGCTCGACTACCTGGACGGCGAGGACACCGCCGACGACAGCGGCGCGCACCACCTCGGGCACGCCATAGCCTGTTGCGCGATCATCCTCGATGCGATGGAGACAGGAAACCTTGTGGATGACAGGCCGGTGCCGGGGAAGGCCTCGGCGATCCTGAAGCGCCTGGAAGCCGTGATCCGGTCAAAGAAAAAACCCGCACCGACGCGCGGAGCGGGCTGA
- a CDS encoding lysozyme: MSARARKALAAGAALGLIAMTATYLTEPWEGTVNTAYWDRLGGVWTICTGETLNVKPGMVKTDAECKAMLLSRLENDFHKPLARCIPGFDDAPLGWQGAMLDETYNIGVGAACSSTAAKRARAGDFRGSCHAMTWFNRAGGKVIAGLKNRREYGDAARMGELELCLESLK, from the coding sequence ATGAGCGCTCGTGCCCGCAAGGCCCTGGCAGCGGGGGCCGCGCTTGGCCTCATCGCCATGACGGCAACCTACCTGACCGAGCCGTGGGAAGGCACCGTCAACACCGCCTATTGGGATAGGCTCGGAGGCGTCTGGACCATCTGCACGGGCGAAACGCTCAACGTGAAGCCCGGCATGGTGAAGACCGACGCCGAGTGCAAGGCGATGCTCCTGTCTCGGCTGGAGAACGACTTCCACAAGCCGCTCGCCCGCTGCATCCCCGGCTTCGACGATGCCCCGCTCGGCTGGCAGGGCGCGATGCTGGATGAAACCTACAACATCGGCGTCGGTGCGGCTTGCTCATCGACGGCAGCCAAGCGCGCGCGGGCCGGCGATTTCCGGGGCTCCTGTCATGCCATGACCTGGTTCAACCGGGCCGGCGGCAAGGTGATCGCCGGTCTGAAGAACCGGCGCGAATACGGCGACGCGGCTCGCATGGGTGAGCTGGAGCTGTGCCTGGAGAGCCTGAAATGA